The Juglans microcarpa x Juglans regia isolate MS1-56 chromosome 8D, Jm3101_v1.0, whole genome shotgun sequence genomic sequence TGAACTAATAAGATTAGTGTGGGATGTTTgtatatctttaattatttccTTAATGGATTTTCAATTAATAAGCATAGGTATATTGCAATATTAGACCCTTTCTTttgtgtcctttttttttttcaattattattatatattgttgttgttgataggttttttaagttgaaaaggATCCATGACTTAGGGCTCGTTTGATAACATAACTTCTGTCaagttttatcaaatatttcatttttaaatatcactcaaatacaacaaaatttaaaatttaaaatattaaaatttatactttttcaaatttcaaaataaaagttatattaaaaaattatatttaaatacttctttaaatttataatatttttattcaactttttctctctcattttttaaaattcaataaaatatcttaattcaaaattttttactattattcatagatattATGAGATATATCTTAATATTCAAGGGTTTTAATTTAGTCTAAAAGCAACAAAAATATAGTTGAGGTTGTTGTGAAATActaaaaaggaaaagcaaaCCCAGCATTGTCACTTAAAAAACCTAgcagctcttttttttttcttccattaatttgttatcttaTCCTCTCATTTTCTCCACAAAGTGCACAAACATTGAGACAACTTGTGTGTAAGGTCCAATATGGCATCTATTTCAATGCATGCCTATAAGCAGCCATATATATGCCCCCACAAACAGTTTTGACCATCTCTTCATCTACTATGTTttgacattaattaattattttatttctagtGGAGTCAATCATGTTATTGATTATCAATacttcaatttataagttttatattggTAGTTTTGGAGCTTTTGTTTGCACATGAACGGTTTTTGCGTTTTTGGCTTTCATGGATTGGGAGTAGTACTGCTTTAACTAGCCACGAGAAGTTCTTGATCCAGTGCATGAGTTATTCAAAAATGtttcaaattatttgaaaataacaGTTTATTCAGTTGGGCTTGAAGGATACGATGCCTGTTTTTGATTAGTTGGATGGTGTCTTTTAGTGCATAGGTGATTGGCAATAAGTAGCACAATGTCGTTTTGTTGTGTAAATTCTGAATTATAATAAATGAACTAGTGGTGTCATTTTGATAGATTGTGTTTTGGTATGTTGTGATTGTAAGATGGTACAATGATGTCGTATTACTTCGTGCATGCAAGTTGTTAGTAATTATAAATGGCATATGTTTTTGTTCTTGGAGATTGACTATCTCGAATTAGTCACTAGCAGGGCCTATTACATGGGCGCAGAGGGAAGAGCATGGGCTGCAGAGAGGAGAGTTGGGTGCAAAGGAGAAATGTGTCTCAAATTGTTGCTTTTGAGTTTCAGCTAGTGCTAGAAATATAAGAAGAAAGAATAGGATAAAACGTCGGTCCCGAACTATATATTTGTACGTTCACGCATACTGTTGCTCATATTCAAGACCAGAGTAATTTTGCATTTTCcattgaaaatgaataaaaccaaattATGTACCTATAAGTGATACAATCAATGAATTTTGACAAAGATTAAATCCTTTTGAAGTTAGGATTTATAGTCCTAGTAGGAATAGGCTGAAACATCCCCTATATATTTACACATACCTTCACGAATGTTGCTCATCTTATTCCCAAGTTTCATCTTCAAGACCAGAGTACTGTTTCTTTTTTCGTTGGCTACCACAAAAACAgtttcctctcttcttcttaCCCTCAATTCTCCTCTCCTATTCCTTCTTCCTCAATGCATGACTGATGCACACCCTTTTATGGCTTGTAAGTTTGATGCGATATACAACGTCGGCGACTCCATGTCTAACACCGACAATTTGGTTCGCGAGAACTCGGCTTTACCCTTTGCTCGACTTCCATACAGCAAGACCTTATTCAAAAACGCAACAGGACGGTGCTCCAATGGTTTACTTATGATTGATTATATAGGTAAAAATCGTATTTATTgtattctttgttttgtttttagttcCCTTTACTTTCTACACTTTGTTTGCGTGTAGTTGTTTTATTCAAAACAGGCTtttgttttagataaaatagGGAAACAATAGTGAGCATTGACAAAACAATTCATTATATTTCATGATATTGCATGCCCTTCAATctgctcatttttttctttttctctctttagaATATTTTCCAGTGTATATTTAGATTTGGATTGAATGTTGTTAATCTTGTtgacaaaatttttgtttttcaaaaatatataatttttatagattTGTTTTTAGTTAATAAAAATTATCGAAAACGTCAATGAAATCATTGATATTAAATTTATTCGTACGTAGATATGAACGATTTGCGTCCAAtttaatttacatatatttgataaaaaaaaaaaaaaaaaaaaagctcctCTAGCTGTCTTTTGTTTTATGACCTAATCAACATCATGTGATCTTCTACCACTAATATTTGCAATCAATATTGCGATGATGACAAGATTTTAAGATCGTATTAATTGcttatttcattctttcatttttcttttcttttattttccttcccCATATGGTATTCAATATACTTTCTTGCAATAagcatataaattaaatatgactgcGTAGGGGACTAAAGTGAGGTTCTTCCTCTTGCTGATtgatatgggttttttttttttttcttattatttgtaGAGAATGGGATTCttcgtaatatatatatatatatatgacttgaTTTATCAACTCGAATTCACATAATTACTATATTAATAGCGGGTTTCAGCGTTATAATCAAATTATACTAAAATTTATTGCATTATGTAATTATACAGCTTTGGTGGCTGGAGTTCCTTTTCTTCATCCTTATTTGAATAAGGATGTGCTCTTTCTACCTTGCCTAGGAGAGAACTTTGTTGTGGCTGGTTCTACTTCATTGTCTACAAATATTCTtgcaaagaagaatatcttttCTCCAGTTACTAATAGCTCTCTCGATATATAATTGGATTGGATGTCTTCAAATTTCAATGCAGCTTGTCTCAACGACCAAGGTAAGTCTTGTTTGAGTAAGGCTTGTAATCTatgtaatgaataatatttagcATCTAcatttttcactttatttttgtctttaatgTTTGACAGATTGTGTCAAGAAGCGTAACAAAGCCTTATTCATGGTGAGAGAAATTGGAGGTAAGGATTATAACTATGCATTCTTCCAAGGCAAACCCGTTGATGAGATCAAGGCCATGGTTCTAGAAGTTGTCCAAAcgataaaggaaaatatatcatTGTTTGAATGAAATGATTATTGGTATTACGCCACAATATTCTATCTTATGAacggaaaataatcattttgaaatgattttgtaGACAATGATAACTACATCTACATGCTCTTTTTGAGCTCTGGCATTGAGATCATCTATACTCGTAAACTCCAACTATCTATTGATTTCTTCCTTTAACTGGAACCTTCACCCATTAATAtttatgctagctagctaacttATATTCCacattttagaattaaaaaaacttcTTCTGCTTTTTTTCCGAAAGATAAAATTGAGTAGTTAAAGATGTACATAGAAATGAGTAGAAAATATCAAGCAGCTCTAGACTGATAACAGAGGTATTTAGTCTAGTTTGAACTGgattgatatatatttaatttgttatattatatatataatattttttatatataagatattactcgtatatttatcttttatattatcgattcttatattatatataagatattttttatacaatattttatattgtatataatttttatattatattgtatatattatatgttaaattgctaatttatataacaaattgtaatcttattattcatgttataaaattaatataatagttgatataacataaaattaattttatattttttaatatatcattttatataaaatataaaatgtaaacttaaaacataaaattaatataatatgaaatctTACGTAGTATCATACGTGTAAACGGTAAACTTATGTAGAACTAGTATTAGAGAAATCGATTCTCAAGTTTTAACTTATGTAGTGTCACATGTGTAAACAGTAAACCTCGAAAGTTTTGATATCGGTGATGAATTGATCTGTATCGGtccttaaattttcaaaatcggaCTAAACCGACTTGTTAGCGGTACAATATATAGTCTCACTATAAAGACCAAAAAGTCTTGGAAAAGAACATTTCCATCAAGATTAATTACGGCGTAAAATATTGATCGCAAGAAATGGTATTTTGTGGCAGCTTATTTATCGCATATAATTACAGCATTGCAAATGACTTATAGTGACGAAACTAGGACCACCGCAAAAAAAAAACCCCGGCAGCAAGAAGGGCTCTATGTTGTAGTGACAATGTGAACTTTGGACATAACATTCAATAAACCCATTAGCCTTTCTTTTAATACGAAAAACTCATTTACAACTTATAAGATTAATTCATAAGTGACATTTAGTCCCATTTTGTAACATACGTCAATTATGCAGGCAATGATTTTATCATTCATCGGACGACACTATTCAAGATAGTTTTTGCATGATGAGGTGAAAAATGTAAGTACCAAAAAGGTCGATTCAACCTCAACTAGAAGAACTTGTGAGTGAGGAATTAACTAGGCAAAGCCATCAAATAGCTAGCTTCTTGGGTTTAAGATTATCATTTCTAGcccacacacacgcacacacacatatatttgtATTCTCTAGTACTTACTAAAATGAAAGCATTAAACATCTTATTTCTAGTACTCTTTGCAAATTCATGAACATACCATTAAAGATTCTTTATTAAGAAGAATGAATCAATTGAGAGAAAAAAGCTTATCatgaatagtaattttaagACGGAATCCAATTAAAGGATGTATGGACACCCTTAATTAGTTTCAGAGTAAGGCCCAATGAATCAGGAATAATGCACCAATAGGTCTAATAATTGTGCAATCTCAATGTAATTTCTACCCTAGATATTGACACTTGTACAAAATtgttaaaatttgtaaaaattttcactttttatttttcaacttataggtattttatattatattagaatcgAAGATCAAAACTATATCACATAACCTATTTTCAcctaatttttattcattttaacgACAATAATTGGACAAAATGTTATCTTTGCTAAAAAGAATATGATGGCCGTAGATTAATTTGGAGGGTATTGTTAGCATGAAAGGGGTGGATCTGAAACGAAGAGAGGTGATATGTTTGGGAATTTTCCTATATATGTTATGTTTGGGTTTGAAACGAAGAGATGAAGAATATATGTTTATCAACTTTCTAGTcttctgctatatatatacGTCTGTTATGAACACATGGGAAAAAGGTACCAAAATGAATATCTTCATGtgtatatgtatgcatatatgttTTGACTCAATTTAGATTAGggatattataaaaatgttaaaagtgcTCTAAAAGGGAATGTGAATTCtaagtgaaaaaaatttaaaaaaatcaaatgtttgTAAATCAAATCCTACCATGTAAGCAGTATGAAGAGTCAGGTATAACTTATAATATTGTAATGTCTTGAAACAATTTTCCCATAAAATTAGGacaatgcataaaaaaatatcatttgaacaaatatttttaaaagtcataaaatagacaaatatTAATAATGCTACCAAAATGATGAAATCATGAAAGAAACAACTTCTAAACATTACAAGAATCCTTATGTCAAGGAATATTTAATGATTGATCATATATAgcaataattttatctttttgatTCACAAGATCAGTATCCTCTTTAAccttagataattttttaacatcaaAGAGTAGATTACAATcccatatattttatttggacaaAGATTAGAACAAACTTTTGATGGGGACTTCATAAAAGAACCTTTCTTCATAATCATTAATGCCAGTATACGTATTATTATGCTCTATTATTGGCAATttagtaatttcataaaatttaattggAGAAGAGAATGATGGTATTCGATTGGTTCAAATTCTTCTCCTACactaaattaagatatttttggcCATCTATAATTTGTCTTCTTCTTAATTAgttctttaaaatttatattttgtgaattaTCCTTGGGTTTTGGAAGATTGTCTATGGAGGATATAATCTTCACGCTGTTGACACTTGACATGCTAGAttgaaaatatctagatttcaaaatcttaaactTCGATCTCTTGTTATTTAGAACATTAGTATTGGATTATACAATTGTAccaatcatatgttaatttataatcaatgtataattaaataaaacaaatcttCTATACTGGAGATCACAAAGAAGTAGTAAACCAGTTTTATTGATTAAATTATTACTTTCACTTTTGTAAACTAAAGACTCAAATATGACCATGAGATGGTTGCTACTGTAGCTAAAAGTCATATAATTTTGCATTTGGATAATCCAATGCAGGcaatttaatgtaaaataagttaaattttGCATTCCACTGGCATTTAGATAATCTAATACTTGTTGTCTTCAGATATAAAATGTATGCACGCTCTCTATATTGGCTTGTAAGTAAAAGGACTCCATTCATCATTCGGCTAAGTCTAATTTGATTGAATCTATTAGCAATTTGCTTAACAATTAAACCTAATCAGATCCAATATGAACAAATTGAAAATACCATCTAAAGAAACTTTGTCCTATATACTTGCCTGTCAATTCAAAGACAAATATTAAGTAACCCAGCTGTACGTACAAAGTTCTCCTCGTAACTCAACAAGATCTTGTCACCAAAATCTATGATCTCCTCTACATGCACAAACTGCATTCATATTACTTTCCCTCCTACTACAGTAATTGGATATAGGGTTAGATTATTTGTCTATAAAGCTGATGATGATCAGGATCCTCGATCTGGGCAAATGTTGTTCAaggttaattaatatatagacaaGATCATAAGGTTTCAGATCAACCCAAAGAGAACCGTCCATATGTTACTCCCATGCGTGTTACAAAGCAATCAAGCACTTAGGATGTTCCCAGACAGACTAccttttattgtttgttttgtcTTTATTGCATGGAAAAGAACTAAATGAAAAATAGCTAAACCATGACAAAAGCTGAAAAAAACTGTAACCTCGTCGAGAGAATACTAAAGTACTTTTATGTATGGCTTAATCTCTTTCAAGATTTCATCATGAGCTCAAACTACTAACATTGATGCTATGGTAGAGGAAAGGATCACCCTCCCAgctaattttatatgttgttgATATGATGAAAGTAATTATAAGACTCATTGCTCAAAGTTAGTtgttaattagaatattaattgtCTTTTATTGCCTCCATGAAAGTGAAGATTATCAGCTCAATACAATAGAAATAACTTTTTGCGTCGAATGAAATCACCACGAAAATACTACAAAAGACtgcaaataattaattttgtccAAATCCAATTGACGCGATGTGGATGCAACTAGAGCATCTTAAAAGGTTTATGGCGGCAAAACTAATGTATGTTGCAAATAGCTCTAATATTTACAGCGAATTCTGTCGCCACAAACATGTTTCAATTTAGATACAAAAGAGTAAGTTGATGGTAAAAAAACACAATTGCGGCAATACTTTTGTGCTGCAATTGAAAAATATCATTGTAAAAAAGGATTATTCCTAAGCTATTTTTAGTGTCACAAATAGGTATCTCTGcaagtatttaatatttatggcGAGAAAAAGCTTCACAAATGTGTTATTCTTGTGACGCAAAAAGACCAACTACGTGGTCAAGAAATACATTTGTGATTAACTAGTAGTGCCATAAATATCAACAGTTTACCAGAGAAAATATATTGCCGACTCCAAAACTATTGTcgcaaaatacataaaaagaaattacacaTCTTACATTATATTACAATCTATAAAACAATTACACAAAGTATTTGCTTTATATTCTAAGCAATTACATTATATTACAATGCATAAAACAATTACATTATATTTGTGTACAACTTTATATTTCTTAAGGCACGTCAAAGTACAAAACCCATCAAGCCCAACATACTTGTACAGATTTTGTCCTCTAAAGGAATGAAAGCTATTTCAATATCTAGTTGTGTGAAAacttcatctaaaaaatatctgtagagatgagataaaaacttGAATCACAAACTTCATTGAATATTGCTAGAAAATTAAACCAAGGACCATTAACATCTACTTAAATAGTTGCTTTGAGGCAAAGCATAAAATGCTTCCGgcacaagaaagaaagaatgataCATGTAAAGATTTATGATTCTCAATAGAGTTTACGCTTTTAGTCATTGAAAATCATCATGTACCGCTCCTACACCTCATCATCTTCAAGAATAATACTACACGGttgtcatatttttttcatcccaaattcaAAGTAAATGTAGCAAAAATGATATGTGAACAGTTTCATACACGAATCAAAGTGGTGCTTTCAACAtgtttgaggaattaaaaattaccaaacCAAGCTTAATTTTCACATTCACAATCACAAGCTCATGTACATATTGTTGTTGCAAtagatgaaaatgaatattaaaagtgaaaaagaaaaagttaacaGAGATTTTACCTCATGAGAATGGAGAAAGTTTAAAAGCATATAACTTTTTACTGGCTTAGCACATATCATCTACTTCACTAGATTACAAAATCTCAAAAGGAGTTACTGAATCAAATTAGCACATCTAGAAAATCGATAATGATATAACACAATATACCATTATAAGTGGCCTACTCCCATATTTGTCTAataaactgaaaataaaaaataatactaaagtAGATGTGGAACTATACTGATAACATAACAGTATTCCTGCTTGGTATACCATGCTGATAATGTAGAACTAAAGTTAGAAAAATGTCTAcgagataatatatatatgttccaaTCAATGCTAACCAGTAGCAGTTATTAAGATGTTGGAGGAAAAAAGAATCAATGTtgatatcaatataatttttttataagttgatacaatataaattataactagAAAGACAGTGTTTACATTCTCTTACTTTACCAATCTTCAAGTCCTTTTGCAcctttgaaaaaactaaaaaggccAACCTAAGTCCAACTCTATCTACATCCGAAATTAGATACACATAAGTCCTACTTAGAGGTGTAACCGGTTCAGTTCGGTTCggttttgaacatattttagaaccgaacaagtatatattggttttgagatttgaagaatcgATACTGTACCAGTTACACCCATAAActagtattttagattttaccTGTTCCGGTCTAGTTcagtccctttttttttatttttcgggtatattatatagtatatatattatagtatgtaataatataatgataatatattatagtatattataatatatattataattgtgttatagactatagtgataatatatagttatttatataggattttaaaatttaacattgtattaattagtaatttatcatataatacaaacttagtttatatataattatattaaaaaattatatataatataaaaaattaaaaaatatatatatgaacttgtccggtgttagaaaaaggCCTAACCGATTTTGaccagttttgaaaaaaatgaaacaggTATTGGACCAAACCCACCtgttcggttcggtccggtccggttcagcagttttttttttttcacccctagtcCTATTCCATCAAAAGTcgtt encodes the following:
- the LOC121242371 gene encoding acetylajmalan esterase-like — encoded protein: MTDAHPFMACKFDAIYNVGDSMSNTDNLVRENSALPFARLPYSKTLFKNATGRCSNGLLMIDYIALVAGVPFLHPYLNKDVLFLPCLGENFVVAACLNDQDCVKKRNKALFMVREIGGKDYNYAFFQGKPVDEIKAMVLEVVQTIKENISLFE